CGGGCGGCGACGCCGCGGATTCCGAACTGATACGCGGGACGCTGGCGCCCTCCGAGCCGATGGTCGAGGGGACGCTTCCGGTCGACGGCGGCGTCCTCGTCGTCGACGGCTCGCTCGAGCCCCGGGAGATCCGCGCGTCCTCGGTCACGATCGACGGCGACTCCGCGGGCGAAATCGCCGGACTCGAGAACGAGGCCGCCCGCATCGCCGCGGCGATCGCTCGGGCCGACCCCGCGGCGGTGTTCGTCGCCGGCGACGTCACCCACGACGTCGGCACCGAACTAGCCCACCGCGATATCGCGTGCTTCCGCAACGTCAAGGACTCCGACGTCGAGGTCCTCTCGCGAGTTACGGGCGCGACGATCCGCGGCCCCGTCACGCCGACCGCACCCGCGTCCGTCGCGGAGTGCGGTCGCGGCGCCGTCCGGCTCCGCGAGGCGCAAGGCGACACGACCTGGCTCGAGGTCACAGCGCCCGACGGCGCCGATCCGCGGAGCGTCGGGCTCGTCGTCCGCGGCGGCACCGAGAGCGCCGCCGACGAGGCGCGACGGCGGATCAAGGTCGGCCTCAACGCGGTTCGCGCCGCGGTCAAACGGCCGGTCGCGCTTCCCGGCGGCGGCGCGGCCGAACTCGAGGCGGCCCGGGCCGTCCGGGATCTGGCGCCGAAGTTCGACGGCCGCGAGCAACTCGCGGTCGACGCGTTCGCCGACGTGCTCGAGTCGATCCCGCGCACGCTCGCGCGGAACGCGGCCCGGGATCCGATCGACGCCGTAACCGAGCTGCGTGCGCGCCACGACGCGGGGCACGCGCGGGCGGGCATCGACGCGAACGGCGACCTCGTCGACGACGTCGTCGCGGCCGGGGGCGCGCTCGACGCGCAACTGGTCCGGACGAGCAGCCTCGCCCGCAGCGTCGAGTTCGCGAACTCGCTGCTCAGGATCGACGGCGTCGTGCGAAACACCGCGCCGCCGTTCGATCCGGAGGACCTGCCGGGTGCCTCCGGGGCACCCGGTTCCCCCGGTACCCCTGACGCTTAGAAGAGAAACGCGGTGGCGACGCCGAGCAGCGTCACCGGCAGCACGCTCAGGACGCTCTGCTTCTCGCCGATCTCGTACAGTTGCTGGACGACCGGCAGCAGCAGGAAACCGGTCACGATCCAAGTGAGCGCCTTGAGGACGCGGACGGCGTGCATCTGCGGCATGTCGTAGACGAACGAGTGGGCCGAGAGGGCGAACTCGACGGCCTCCTCGCCGGTTTGGGCGCCCATCGCTGCGGTCGCGCCCTCGGGAACGGTGATCGTCACGATCACCGCGGCGCCGAGCAGGAAGACCGGCGCGAACAGGACGCTCAGGTAGCCGCCGAACTTGAACGTCTCGACCGCCAGGTCGTGTTTGTCAGAGAAGTAACCGGCGATAGCGCCGACCAGGCCGAAGTAGAGGAACCACGAGAACGCGACGACGGCCGCCCCGAACACGAGGTTGACGCCGAGCGCGATCGGCCAGCCGGGGAAGACGTAGCCCTCGACGACGATGTACGGCTCGCTCAGGTACTCGAACGCGCCGCGGGCGAGCGCGTGGAGCGCGAGTCCGACCAACGCCGGCAGCCAGCCGTACCGGCCGACCACGTCGATCATCTCTCCGATGTCGTTCGCCCGGACGAGTTTTCGCCACGGCCTGATCGCCGTCCACTCGTTCCCGCGAGCGGTAGCGTTCGCGCGACGGCTCATACCCTCACCTGTTTTCGGGCGGTAAAAAAGATGGCGCTCAGAAGCGCTACGACCGACGACTCGGTCGGATTCACGGCGTCGGCGCCGCTTCCTGTTCTCGCTCGACGAGGTGGGCGATGTTGAGCCCCGTCTCAGTGTCGAACAGGTGCGCCTGCTCGAGATCCAGATTCAGGAACACCTCGTCGGCGTCCTGCGGAATCGACTCGGGATCGATGAACGCCTTGCGCTCCGCGACTTCCTCCTCGGGCGCCGTCTCGTCGGTATCCTCGAGGGCGGCGGCGTCGCCCGAGACGAGCGTGTCGTCGCCCTCGCCCTCGAGTTCGAAGTACAGCAGGTCGCGAGCGCCGAGCGGCTCGATGATGTCGACGGACGCGGCGATGTCGCCCGCGTCGCCGGTCCGGCTCACGGTGATGTGTTCGGGGCGGACGCCGAGCTTCAGGTCCGTGCTTCCGGCGGTCTCGATTTGTTCTGCGTGTTCGGGGTCGAGCGGAATGTCGACGTCGCCGGTGAGTCGGCCGCCGTTCTCGGCGGGTTCGTACCGGACGTTGAAGATGTTCATCGACGGGCTGCCGATGAACTGCGCGACGAACAGGTTCCGCGGATCGTTGTAGACTTCCCGTGGCGTGCCGACCTGCTGGAGTTCGCCGTGGTTGAGTATTGCGATCCGGTCGGACATCGTCATCGCCTCCTCCTGGTCGTGGGTGACGTAGATCGTCGTCGTGTCGAGTTCCTGCTGGATCCGCTGGAGCTCGGTCCGCATGTGCTTGCGGAGTTTCGCGTCGAGGTTCGAGAGCGGCTCGTCGAAGAGGAAGACGGCGGGCTCGCGAACGATGGCGCGGCCGGTCGCGACGCGCTGTTGCTGGCCGCCCGAGAGCTGTTTGGGCCGGTCGTCGAGCAGTTCCGGAATGCCCATCAGCTCGGCCGCGTCCTCGACGCGCTCGTAGATCTCCTCCTCGGGGAGGCTGGTCGAACGCTTGAGGCCGAACGCCATGTTCTCGCGAACGCTCAGATGGGGGTACAGCGCGTAGCTCTGGAAGACCATCGCGATGTCGCGGTGGCGCGGGGGCAGGAGGTTGACCCGCTCGCCGCCGATCGAGATCGTTCCGTCAGTGATGTCCTCGAGGCCGGCGACCATCCGGAGCAGCGTCGACTTCCCGGAGCCGCTCGGGCCGACGAGCGTGAGGAACTCGCCGCTTTCGATCGTCAGGTTGAAGTCTTCGACGGCGAGGATATCGCCGTCGTACACCTTCGTGACGTCCTCGAACTCGATCGAACTCATACCCGTTGCCTACGAAACCTATCGTTAATATTCTTTGGGAGGTGTTCGCGTGTGACTCGATATCGGGCCGGGTTCGCGCTCGAGGAGCCGCTCGATCTGTCGGCCGGAGATCGCCCCGATATATACACTTATGTGACAGGCCGACGCACGGTTGAAACGGATATGAAAGTCGGCGTACTCACGGCCCCGCTCGACGATCAGCCCCTCGATGAGGCGCTCGAGTACCTCGCGGGAATCGGCGTCGAAGCCGTCGAACTGGGATGTGGCGGCTTCACCGGCGACGGCCACCTCAGCACGGACACCCACCTCGACGACGAGGACGCCCGGGTCGAAGTGCTCGAGGCGGTCGAGAAATACGACATGGAGATCAGCGCGCTCGCGACGCACAACAACCCGCTCCACCCGGACGACGAGCGCGCCGCCGAGGACGACCAGCAGCTCCGCGACGCGATCGAGCTCGCCGGCCAACTCGGCGTCGACGCGATCACTTGCTTCTCCGGGCTGCCCGGCGGCAGCCCGAACGACGAGACGCCCAACTGGATCACGGCCCCCTGGCCGAGCGAGCACCTCGAGGCGCTCGAGTACCAGTGGGACGTCGCGATCGACTACTGGAGCGAGATCAACGACCTCGCGGACGAGCACGACGTCGATATCGGGATCGAGATGCACCCGAACATGCTCGTCTACGAACCCCAGGGCATGTTGAAACTCCGCGAGGAAACCGGCGAGCGCATCGGCGCGAACTTCGATCCCTCGCACCTCTACTGGCAGGGGATCGACGTCACCGAGGCGATCCGCCTGCTCGGCGAGGAGGACGCCATCCACCACTTCCACGCGAAGGACACGAAGGTCTACGACGCCAACGCCCGCGAAAAAGGCGTGCTCGACACGGCGCCGTACACCGACGAGCCCGACCGCTCGTGGCTGTTCCGCTCGATCGGCTACGGCCACGACGAATCCCACTGGAAGGACGTCGTCTCGACGCTCCGGATGGTCGACTACGACGGCGCGCTCTCGATCGAACATGAGGACTCGCTGACCAGCGGCCGCGAAGGGCTCGAGAAGGCCGTCGACGTCCTCTCGCGGGCGGTCTTCGAGACGTCGCCGGGCGAGGCCTACTGGGCGGAGTAACGGCGCTCCCCTATCATCGGCGGACGGACCCGTCGATCCGACCGATCCGGCCCGACGGGTGGAGATACCCGGCTGCGACACTGACGCGGACCCGACCTATATCCGTGCGCCCGACATATCGGCGATCGATACCGTATGACGTACGACGTAATCCAGGTCGGGACCGGCGGCCAGGGCGAACGATGGTGCAAACAATACCTCCCGCCGAACGTCGAGGACGGGCTGATCGACGTCGTGGCCGCAGTCGACACGAACGAAGCGGCCCTCGAGAACGCGAAAGACGGCCTCGGGCTGAGCGGCGAGCAGTGTTACACCGACGCCGCGACGGCGTTTGCGGTACACGACGCCGACTGTTGTACCGTCGTCGTCCCGCCGCAGTACCACGAAGACGTCGTCGACGAGGCGCTGGCCCACGACCTGCACATTCTCTCGGAGAAGCCGATCGCCGACACGCTGGACGCGTCGGTTCGCATCGCGGAGAAGGTCGACCGCGCCGACAAGAAGATGGGCGTCACGATGAGCCACCGGTTCGACCGGGACAAGACGACGCTCCGACGGGAACTGCGATCGGGCGAGTACGGCTCGCTGGACTACCTGATGCTTCGATTTACCTGTAACTGCCGCTCGTACGGCAGTTGGGGCGCGTTTCGCCACGACATCGAGGATCCCCTGCTGATCGAGGGCGGCGTCCACCACCTCGATATCCTCGCGGACCTCGCCGACGCCCGCTGCGAGACGCTGTACGCACAGACGTGGCTGCCGGAGTGGGGCGAGTACGGCGGCGACGCGCAGGCGCTGATCAACCTGACCTTCGAAGACGGCACTCGCGCCGTCTACGAGGGCGCGAAAACCAACGCCGCCGCGCTCAACGGCTGGGGCAACGAGTACGTCCGCGCCGAGTGTCGCGACGCGACGCTCGAACTCGACGGCCGGCAGCTCGAGCGGTATCCCTACGATCCGGACGCCGAACCCCAGCTCGGCGAGGGTGTCGACGAAACCGATGCCGAGCGGGTTCCGCTGCTCGAGGGAGAGAAGTGGGCGAACACCCTGCTCGTCGAGCGGTTCGTCGAGTGGCTCGACGGCGGCGAACCGATGGCGACGAACGTGCGGGAGAACCTCCAGTCGATGGCGCTCGTCGAAGCGGCGATCCGGAGCAGCGAGACCGGCGAACCCGTCGCCGTCCAGGAACTGCTGACGGACGCCGTCGAATCCGTTTCGGTGTGATTGGATCGAGGATTCCCCGGTTCGTCGACTGCGCCCGTCTCGAGTACGCGTCTCGGCTGCGACGACACTGTTACTGACGGCAATCAGTATTTGTGATCGCGCCGTAACCGGTCGCGGACGCGCGAGTGCCGCCGAAATCACTGCATACCGATTCGATCCCTACTGGAGGCCGGTTCTGTTCCTAAAAACATTATTATCAATGAGAGAACGACGTGTGGTAAACATGAACTAGCATCGAAACGGTCGGTCGACGGTCGTTCGCCCCCTCCTCGCTTCCCGACCTGAAACTGTCGAAGAACGGCATCAGAGCGACGAAGAACCGACTACTCGTCCGTAGTGACGATCGTCGAAACGCCCGACGACGGACGGCCGCGGCAAATAAATTACAGCCGTATGGCTGTAATCGTACGTCGCGGGACGAGTCCCGTGCACTGGCATCTACCAGCCGGTAATACGGCCGACGAGCGGTATCGGCGATCGACGGTGGAGGTCAAATCTAAGATTACGCACAGTAAACGCCGTTTAGTATGAGTACATCGCATTCTGTATGTTGAAGCTGCGCTCGTGCTACAGTCCATGGGCGGCGAGCGAGCGATCCGATCCGTTCGCCGTTCGTTTTTCGCTTCCGCCCCGACCGACGACCGGCGATCACCTCGACGGGCCCGATTTCTCCGCTATACAATCGCGTTCTGTGTAGGCGGAGGATCTTAGAAGCTGTCGTAAACAGTCTTTTCGATGGTGTAGAAGTCGATGCCCGCGTCGCCCTGCTCGCGCCAGGTCTCGCTCGAGGAGTTCTTGACGCCGCCGAAGGGAACGTGCAGTTCGAGGCCAGAGGTTTTCTCGTTGACCTTCGCGACGCCGGCTTCGATCTCGCGGACGAAGCGTTCGGCCTCGGAGTGGTCGTCGGTGACGATGCTGGCCGAGAGGCCGTACTGGACGTCGTTGGCGACCGCGAGCGCCTCGTCGAACTCCTCGACTTCGAGCACGGTCAGGACCGGACCGAAGACCTCCTCCTGAGCGATGCGGTAGTCGTTCTCGACGCCGGTGAAGACCGTGGGCTCGACGAAGTGACCGTCGCCGAAGCGGTCGCCCTCGGGCTGGCCGCCCCCCGTCTCGAGGGTAGCGCCTTCGTTCTCGGCGATCTCGATATAGTCGAGCGTGCCCTCGAGTTCGTCTTCGCTTACCTGCGGACCCATGTCGTACTCGTCGCCGGGGCCGATCTCGATGGCCTCGGCTTCGGCGACGACGGCGTCGACGAACTCGTCGTAGACGTCCGTGTGGACGACCGCCCGCGAGCAGGCGGTACACGACTGCCCGGTCGTTCCGAACGCGCCGCCGGCGACGATTTCGGCGGCCGTTTCGACGTCGGCACTGTCGGAGACGACGGTCGGGTTCTTACCGCCGAGTTCGGTCTGAACGCGCTTGGCGTCGTCGGTCGCCTGGTCGTAGACCAGCTGCCCGACCTGGCCGGAGCCGGTGAAGGAGACGGCGTCGACGTCATCGTGGGCGACGACCGCGTTCCCGGCGGTAGCGCCGAATCCGGTGACGACGTTCGCGACGCCGTCGGGGATACCGGCCTCGTCGAGGGCCTCGAAGAGCTCCAGCGCGACGGCCGGGGCGACCTCCGCGGGTTTGAGCACGAGGGTGTTACCGGTCGCGAGCGCGGGTGCGATCTTCCAGGCCGGGATGGCGATCGGGTAGTTCCACGGAGTGATGAGGCCGGCGACGCCGACCGGTCCGCGGACCGTGTAGAGGGTCGTTTGCGGGCCGCTGGCGCTTTTGACCGTCCCCCCGAGGTCGCGGGTCTTCTCGGCGTAGTAGTAGAAGATGTCGATCGCGCGCTGCACTTCGCCGCTGGCCTCGGCGTGGGCCTTGCCCTCTTCGCGCGTGAGGAGAGTCGTCAGCTCTTGTTTGCGGCCCTCGAGGATCGACGCCGTCTCGCGCAGGATCGCACCGCGATCGGGTGCGGGCGTATTTGCCCACTCGTCCTGTGCGGCGGCGGCCGCCTCGACGGCCGCGTCGGCGTCTGCGGCGCTCGATCGCTCGTACTCGGCGACGACGTCGGTCGGTGCGGCGGGGTTCGTCGTTTCGAACGTCTCGCCGGTTTCCGACTCCGTCCACTGCCCGTCGACGTAGTTGTGGTACCGCTCAGCCATGGATAGACTACGGCGGGGACGGTATACGATTCTTGTGATTCGGCGACTGTCCCAACCGACATTGACGGATCTTCGGCTCGAGGCTCTCGCCGGATCCGCTCGTTTCTCGTATCGGTTTCCGACGAGACACTGCTCTGGAAGCGCGACTACCATCCCCGATCTCCCGACGGCGTGCTCCCAGATTGGGACGAGATTCCCGAGCGAGATCATTCAGTTCCGTCGGGGTAGACATAACAAAACCCGAATGCTTTATCATTGATGACTAGGGAATGGTATGTAGATGTCAACAAGTGACAGGAGTGAGCGGACCCCGTCGCAGCGACAGTTAAAGGACACCGGCAATCGCCGGCGGAACCCGCCGCGAAGCCAACTTTCGAAAGCCAACAAGTACCAGCGGTACGTCTCGCGCCGGCAAATGTTGGCCGTTTCGGGGGCTGCTGGAGTGGCTGCCCTGGCCGGCTGTATGAACGACAACGAGGACGAGGAACTCCTCGACGAAACCGACCTAGACCCAGTCCTCGACGACGTCGATTATAACGAGAACTACGAAGAAGAGTTCGAGGTCGTGTACCCGGCGCCGGAACTCAATCCGGTCGACGACGACTACATCTTTAATCCGTATCATCCGCGGTGGAACCCCGGGGACCTGGGACAGGAGTTCGGGTTCGAGTATCTGACGATATACCACACCGAACGCAGCGAGTACCTGCCACGAATCGCCGACGACTGGTCGATCGATGACGACACCCTTCGAACCGAAGTCTCGCTCTCGGAGGAGTACGCCTGGTCGACGGGTGAAGACATCACCGCCCACGACTTCGTCACCGCGTACAAGCTAGACGGATACATGGGGCTCGGGATGCAGGACTTCGTCGACATCGAGGAGGGAATCTACGCCGAGGACGATTACACGCTCGTCATCGAACCACGAGAGGAGTACAGCGACATGGAGGAGGAGCTGTGGATGACAGAATGGGCCGAGACGAATCTGACGGTGTCCGAGGCCCAGTACGGTCACTTCGTCGAGGACTTTGAAGACGCGACGACTGAAGATGAGACCCAGCGCGTCCAAGAGAGCCTAATCAACTACGAAGTGAGTTGGGACGAGGTCATGTACTCGGGCCCCTGGGTCTTCGTCGAGGCAAACGAACAGTTCGCCGACCAGATCCCGAACCCCGAACATCCGATCGCACAGGATTGGGAATTCTTCCAGCGGACCGGCATGTACGTGGACGAAGAGGGGATCCAGTCCGGCGAGGTCGACTGGGGAGACGATACCCCGGAGATTCAGGACGTTCCCGATAAATACGGAAAGGGACCGCTACCGTACGACGGACAGTCGTTCGCGATCATCTTCGGAAACAGCGACGAGTACATCCGCGACCACCCCGAAGTGCGCAAGGCCATCACCTACGCCGTCGACGTTCCCTACCTCACCGAAAGCACCGCCACGGACGGGACGGAGTACGACGAGTACTCCGCGGGGATCGACTCGCTGTACGTCGAGGACTACGTCGACGCCGACGTGCTCGATGCGATGCCGAACTACGCACCGCAGGACACCGACAGGGCTGCGGAACTGCTCGAGAGCGTGGGCTTCGAACGTTCCAACGGGACGTGGCAGACACCGGAGGGCGACACCTGGACGCTCAACTTCTCGGTGGGCAATTGGTTCGAGTCCCACTCGAAGGTGATTTCGAACAATCTGCAGGAGTTCGGGATCGACGTGGACCACTACGTCGAGGAGATGCCGACCTGGCAGGCGACCACGCGGGCCAACCTCGACTTCGACGTGACGGTCCACTTGAACTACGGCCAAGCCCGCAATTACCATCCATACTCCGACTTCGACGGGATATTCAACGATACGAATCTGGGACTCTTTACCGAGCGGACCGGAATCGTCGAGGAAGACGTTGAGGTGCCCGAAGTCGGCAACCCGGACGGAGACACGGTAACGTTCAACATTCCCGAGGAGCTCGAAGCGATGTCGACGGCCGACTCCGAGGAGGAACTCGTCTCTCACGCGACGAACCTCGCCTGGGTCCACAACCAGCTGCTGCCGGCCGCCGTCTGCTTCCCCTGGGGCGGCGGTCACTACTGGGTCAACACCGTGGACTGGAACTTCGACCTCGAGAGCGACGACTGGCTGACCTCGAACCGCCTCACCCACTACCTGTTGGAAAACGGGCTCGAACGGGTCTGATCTCGGCATCGGCCTGTGACGCGGTTCCATTATTGCAGTTTCAGCAGGTGAATCGCCTCGGCCGGCGCTCGCTGCGTGAGGACGTCCCAGTCCCGGCAGCTAAAACTAAGGTGGTCGGACTAAAAAAGGAGAGCAGCACATGCGTTACTATCAGCTCCGGGAGGGCACACCTCGTCTCGCAGCGAAAACGGGGGATACCCTGTACGACCTGACGGACGCGAAGCCACAGTTACGGACGTTCGAGGATCTGCTTACCACCGCGACGATCACCGACGAGTCGCTCGATACCATCACCGATCGACTGCTCGAGGACGCGACCGAACTGTCGTCGGACGTCCGTTCGGACGGCGCGGTGGCAGCACCAGTCTCGTCGGGCGAGGTGTGGGCCGCGGGCGTGACCTACCGCATCAGCGAGGAGGCGCGGAAGGCCGAAAGCTCGATGGAGGACATGTACATCGATGTCTACGACAGCGAACGGCCGGAAGTGTTCTTCAAGGCGACGCCGAGCCGAACGGTCGGTCCCGACGAGCGGGTCGGCATCCGCGCGGATTCGGAGTGGGACGTACCCGAACCGGAGCTGGGCGTCGTGCTCTCGGACGGGGAGATCGTCGGCTACACGATCGGCAACGACATGAGTAGCCGGTCGATCGAGGGTCGAAACCCGCTCTACCTCCCGCAGGCGAAGGTCTACGACCGCTGCTGTTCGCTCGGCCCCTGCGTTCGCTCCGCCGAGTCGCTCGACGACCCCCACGATCTCGAGATGTGGATGACGATCAGCCGAGACGGCGAGGTGCTCTACGACGACTCGACGAACACGGGGAAGATGGTGCGCTCGGTCGAGGAACTCGTCGACTGTTACACCAGCCACAACGCCGTTCCCGAGGTTTCGGTGCTGCTGACCGGCACCTCGCTCGTTCCCGACGACGATTTCACGCTTCGGGAGGGCGATCTGATCGAAATCGGCGTCGAGGATATCGGCACGCTCTCGAACACCGTCGTCGAAGTATAACTACCGCGGCTGATTACGGCACCGTCCCTCGACGGTCCAGGCAGGTTGATTTTGCGGATCGAGTATCGATACTGCCACCAGCGACCGACGACGACAACCGCAACGCTCCGCTGGTTTCCCGTTCGCTAACGCTTCAACGCGTTCCACGAAGGACGAGACTGAGCGAGCTATGAGAAACGGGTTTTCGCTACGCAGAACAATCTATATGTATGTCGAAATCAATCATGAGTGTATGCCCGAACCGAAACACCCCGTTCGAACCGTCGACAGGACGTTCGAGATCCTCGAGATTATCCAGGAACTCGACGGTGCGGGAATCTCCGAAATCGCCGAGCGGGTCGATATCGGCAAGAGCGCGGTGCACAACCACCTGACGACGCTCGCGAACCGCGAGTACGTCGACAAGGACGGCGACGAGTACCACATCGGCCTGTCGTTCCTCGGTCTCGGCGCGTACGCGCGCAACCGCACGCCGATCTACGATACGGCCCAGAAGGAAGTCGATAAGCTGGCCGACCAGACGGGCGAACTCGTGAACCTGCTCGTCGAGAAAAACGGGATGGGGATCTACCTCTACCAGGCGAAAGGGGAGAACGCGGTCGAACTCGACACCCACGAGGGCAAGCGCGTCCCGCTGCACTGTACCGGGCTCGGCAAGGCGATCCTCGCGTTCCGTCCGCAGGAGGAAGTCGACGAGATTCTCGACGCGAACGGGCTCCCGAAGGTCACCGAACACACGATTACCGACCGCGAGACGTTCTCCGAGGAACTCGAGAACGTCCGCGAGCAGCGCTACGCCGTCGACCGGGAGGAACGCCTGAATGGACTGCGCTGCATCGCGGCGCCGATCACCGACGACAAGGATCGAAGCATCGCCGCCGTGAGCGTCTCCTGTCCCGTCCACCGCGTCGGCGACGAGCGGTTCTACCAGGACCTGCCGGAGGCGGTGCTGGGAACGGCGAACGTGATCGAACTCGAGCACAACTACTCCTGACGGTTCCGGCAGCGTTCTCGGCGGACGCGTTGCGGTGAACTCGGAGTACGGTCACCGACGGACGCGGTCGCAGTTTTTGCAAACGGCGTCGGTAACGCCGACCCGCTGATACAGTTCTGGTGGACAACCTTTCGTAATAGCCGACAGCTATCGAGCGGAATCTGACGACCTTTCTAACCGACTAGGAAAATCATTATAATAAGAGAGTACGATTGGCTGACTGTATGGCAGACAATGACGGTCGCATTAGCGTGAGAGTTGGGAACGGCATCTCGCGTCGGCAGGTGATGCAACAGCTCGGTGCAATCGCGGCGGTCGGCGGACTAGCCGGCTGCCTTCAGCGGGATGAAGAAGGCCAGGACGGCGGCAACGGCGGCGATTCCGGCTCCGACTCCGACGGCGCCGCGCCGTCGTACCAGCGCGTCGATCTGACGCCGCCGCCGACGGAGTTGGACTTCTCCCGCGATCCGCCCGAGCGGGACATTACGATGGTGTGTCACAATGCGGCGATCTCGTTCTGGGACCCCGCGATCGGCGGCCTGCACGATGCCGCCAGTCAACTCGGCTGGAACGCGACCTTCACGGGGCCGTCCGGCGGCTTCAGCGTCGAGGAGCAGATCAACATCCTCGAGAACGTCGTGGCGTCCGAGCCCGACGCCATCGTGACGACCGTGAGCGACACGGAGGCGTACAACAGCGTCATCCAGGACGCGCTGGACAACGACATCGCGGTCCTGACGTTCAACACGAACAGCCTCCGGGAGGAGGGCCGCCAGCACATGCGCGAGGAGTTCGGACAGGCCCTCCCGTTCGTCGGCCAGGACCAGTACTCGTCGGGCTACGCCAACGGGATGGCGCTGCTCGACAAGCTGCCGGACGACGCGAGCAAGGTGACGATCGGACTGGCCGACCCCGCCCACAGCGGCCAGGCCGCTCGAGCCAGCGGCGCGGAGGACGCCATCCGCCAGAATTCGGACATCGAGATCACCGATCGGGTCAACTACACCGACGACTCCAACGAGGGCGTCTCCCGCATCGCGAACCACCTCGCGGCCAACCCCGAACTGGACGGGATGGCCGGCAGCGACGCCTACTCGTGGTTCATCGGTCAGGCTGCCGAGGAAGAAGGGATGGCCGAGGACATGGTCATCGGCGGCTTCGACCTGGATCAGAACACGCTCGACTACATCCAGCAGGGCGTGATGAACTACACCACCGGCCAGGACCCCTACAGCCAGGGCTACCTCCCCGTTCACCAGGCGTTCGCCTACCTCGAGCGCGGGATGCCGCCCAAGGAGATCATGACCGGTGCGGAGATCGTCGATCAGGAAACGATCGACTTCGCGCTCGAGCGGCGCAACTGGGGCGAACTGCTGGAGTACCACGGCGTGTAAGCGCGACGGATTCACCACACCAGACTCTCTACCACCTATGTCGGACACCGATTCGATACTTCAGACGGTCGAACTCACGAAGCACTTCGGGAACGTCGTTGCAGTCGAGGGGGTCGACTTCTCGCTGCGCGAAGGCGAGATCATGGCGCTGGTCGGCGACAACGGCGCCGGGAAGTCGACCTTCATCAAGATGCTGTGTGGCGTGCACGAACCGACGAGCGGCGAGATCCACGTCGACGGCGAGCAGGTCGCGTTCGAGGACTACAGCGACGCCCGCGAGATGGGCATCGAGACGGTCTACCAGGACCTGGCGCTGGCCGAACAGCAGACGGTCGCGGCGAACGTGTTCCTCGGTCAGGAACCGGTTCGGTCGGATCCCCTCGGTCGATTCCTCGGCGTGGTCGACAAGCAAGCGATGCGCGATCGCGCTCGAGAGAGCCTCAACCGCGTGCAGATCCCGGTCGATCCCGACGCGAAAGTGAGCGATCTCTCGGGCGGCCAGCAGCAGGCGGT
The DNA window shown above is from Halopiger xanaduensis SH-6 and carries:
- a CDS encoding TCP-1/cpn60 chaperonin family protein, with protein sequence MAESSATIGSWERLSPEETRLGIRRAALEMGELVRSTLGPLGVDKMIVRRMQDDRLRGFVTNDGVAILEEFEGETDHPIANQFIGLAETHEDEIGDGTTTTTLLASDLLATGIDLIEDGVPPVAVVEGFSIGAQRTLEVWDDVGIPVANTGQPTTRAAFDESRLERIATCGMTNGRAGSWPLERLGDDVVDAVLRAWEPRRGTVHLGYVSIEAIPGGDAADSELIRGTLAPSEPMVEGTLPVDGGVLVVDGSLEPREIRASSVTIDGDSAGEIAGLENEAARIAAAIARADPAAVFVAGDVTHDVGTELAHRDIACFRNVKDSDVEVLSRVTGATIRGPVTPTAPASVAECGRGAVRLREAQGDTTWLEVTAPDGADPRSVGLVVRGGTESAADEARRRIKVGLNAVRAAVKRPVALPGGGAAELEAARAVRDLAPKFDGREQLAVDAFADVLESIPRTLARNAARDPIDAVTELRARHDAGHARAGIDANGDLVDDVVAAGGALDAQLVRTSSLARSVEFANSLLRIDGVVRNTAPPFDPEDLPGASGAPGSPGTPDA
- a CDS encoding ABC transporter ATP-binding protein, giving the protein MSSIEFEDVTKVYDGDILAVEDFNLTIESGEFLTLVGPSGSGKSTLLRMVAGLEDITDGTISIGGERVNLLPPRHRDIAMVFQSYALYPHLSVRENMAFGLKRSTSLPEEEIYERVEDAAELMGIPELLDDRPKQLSGGQQQRVATGRAIVREPAVFLFDEPLSNLDAKLRKHMRTELQRIQQELDTTTIYVTHDQEEAMTMSDRIAILNHGELQQVGTPREVYNDPRNLFVAQFIGSPSMNIFNVRYEPAENGGRLTGDVDIPLDPEHAEQIETAGSTDLKLGVRPEHITVSRTGDAGDIAASVDIIEPLGARDLLYFELEGEGDDTLVSGDAAALEDTDETAPEEEVAERKAFIDPESIPQDADEVFLNLDLEQAHLFDTETGLNIAHLVEREQEAAPTP
- a CDS encoding sugar phosphate isomerase/epimerase family protein; its protein translation is MKVGVLTAPLDDQPLDEALEYLAGIGVEAVELGCGGFTGDGHLSTDTHLDDEDARVEVLEAVEKYDMEISALATHNNPLHPDDERAAEDDQQLRDAIELAGQLGVDAITCFSGLPGGSPNDETPNWITAPWPSEHLEALEYQWDVAIDYWSEINDLADEHDVDIGIEMHPNMLVYEPQGMLKLREETGERIGANFDPSHLYWQGIDVTEAIRLLGEEDAIHHFHAKDTKVYDANAREKGVLDTAPYTDEPDRSWLFRSIGYGHDESHWKDVVSTLRMVDYDGALSIEHEDSLTSGREGLEKAVDVLSRAVFETSPGEAYWAE
- a CDS encoding Gfo/Idh/MocA family protein, whose amino-acid sequence is MTYDVIQVGTGGQGERWCKQYLPPNVEDGLIDVVAAVDTNEAALENAKDGLGLSGEQCYTDAATAFAVHDADCCTVVVPPQYHEDVVDEALAHDLHILSEKPIADTLDASVRIAEKVDRADKKMGVTMSHRFDRDKTTLRRELRSGEYGSLDYLMLRFTCNCRSYGSWGAFRHDIEDPLLIEGGVHHLDILADLADARCETLYAQTWLPEWGEYGGDAQALINLTFEDGTRAVYEGAKTNAAALNGWGNEYVRAECRDATLELDGRQLERYPYDPDAEPQLGEGVDETDAERVPLLEGEKWANTLLVERFVEWLDGGEPMATNVRENLQSMALVEAAIRSSETGEPVAVQELLTDAVESVSV
- the xacF gene encoding 2,5-dioxovalerate dehydrogenase → MAERYHNYVDGQWTESETGETFETTNPAAPTDVVAEYERSSAADADAAVEAAAAAQDEWANTPAPDRGAILRETASILEGRKQELTTLLTREEGKAHAEASGEVQRAIDIFYYYAEKTRDLGGTVKSASGPQTTLYTVRGPVGVAGLITPWNYPIAIPAWKIAPALATGNTLVLKPAEVAPAVALELFEALDEAGIPDGVANVVTGFGATAGNAVVAHDDVDAVSFTGSGQVGQLVYDQATDDAKRVQTELGGKNPTVVSDSADVETAAEIVAGGAFGTTGQSCTACSRAVVHTDVYDEFVDAVVAEAEAIEIGPGDEYDMGPQVSEDELEGTLDYIEIAENEGATLETGGGQPEGDRFGDGHFVEPTVFTGVENDYRIAQEEVFGPVLTVLEVEEFDEALAVANDVQYGLSASIVTDDHSEAERFVREIEAGVAKVNEKTSGLELHVPFGGVKNSSSETWREQGDAGIDFYTIEKTVYDSF